GGGAGATGAAGACCAACATGGTCATCAACCTGCACCCCCAGATCACCTTCGACGATCCGGCGGAAGCCCTCGCCGTGGGCGGGATCTGCGTGTCGGACAACGTGCGGGTCACTCCCGAAGGCGGCGAGCGGCTCACCTACGAACGCGACGATCTCGTCGACCTTGATGCATAGCCGGGCCGCCCTGGTCGTCGAGCCGGGGCGGGTCGAGATTGCCGGGATCACCTTCGGTCCTCCCAGGGAGGGGGAGGTGATCCTGAGGATGGAGGCGGCCGGGGTCTGCCGTACCGACTACAAGGTCTCCAAGGGCCTGCAGTCGGGCCGTAAACCCCGCTACCCGATGCTGCTGGGTCACGAGGGGGCCGGCGTCGTGGAACAGGTCGGTCTCGGCGTCACCCATCTCGGCGAGGGGGACCGGGTGGCGGTGGGATGCCGGGTGCCTTGTGGATCCTGCCCGATGTGCCGTCGCAACGATCCCCGGCGCTGCAATTCCTCCGGTGCGCGCCCTCCCGCGGTGTCGCTCGAGTCCGACGGTTCCGAGGTTGAGGTGCCGATGGGCCTGGGCATGTACGCCGAGCGGATCCCGGTCGATGCCGGGGCGGTCTTTCGGGTGAGCGACGACATGCCGCTGACCTCCGCCTCGCTGCTGGGCTGCGCGGTCATGACCGGTACCGGCGCTGTCTTCCACACAGCCAAGGTGTGGCCGGGCGCAATCGCGGCCGTCATCGGGTGCGGCGGGATCGGCCTCTCTACCGTCCAGGGCGCCAGCCTGGCCAACGCCTCGAAGGTGATCGCGGTGGACATATCCGACCGCAAGCTGGAGTGGGCGCTGTCCATGGGCGCCACCCATGCGGTCAACTCGGCGCGCGAGGATGCGGTGGCGAAGGTTCGCGCCCTCACCGGCGGCGCGGGGGTCGACTTCTCGTTCGAGGCCGTGGGACTGGGCGCCACGCTTGAGCAGGCTCTCGGGATGCTGTCATACGGGGGAGTGGCCACCATGATCGGAGTACCGCCGGTGGGTTCGGCCGCCGACCTCGATCCGTCAGCCTTCTTCCGCAACACCTCGACGCTGATGACCACGCACGGAGGGGAGGGCATACCCGCGCAGGACTTCCCGGTCCTGGATTCGCTCTACCGGTCGGGTCGGCTGAACCTGGACGACATGGTCACCCACACCATCCCCCTGTCCGACATGGAGAAGGGTTTCGAAAACCTGGAGACCGGCTCGGCCCTCCGCACCGTGGTGGTTCCCGGCTGACCACGGTTGAGCCGGTTGCCCAAACGGCGGCCGGTGTGGAAGGGGCGAAAGCAAGGGGGTTGAAACCCTCCCGTGGACAAGGCATGTTGGGGGTGAGGTCCAACGGGCAAGGATCGATCGACAAGGATTTCGTCATCGGCGGAACGCTCCCGGATGTGGACCACTGGTATCCTTGACAGCGGATGGAGGAAAGGCATGACCACGCCGACTTTCGACACCCAGGCCAGCGTCAGCAAGCTTCGCTCCGCGGGAGTTGACGAGCCTGTCGCCCACGGCAGCGTAGAGGTTGTCGTCGGCGCGACCAGCCCGCTCGTCACCCGCGACATGCTCGCGACGGAAGTCGCCGGGCTGAAGGCTGACATGTTGACGGCGATGTACCGGGCCTTGTGGATACAGGGCGTGGGCATCGTGGCGGTGGTGGGCGGGATCGTCGGTATCGCCCAAGCCGTTGGCTGACTGAGGTCAGAAGGATGTGTCGGCCCGGATTTGGCGAGTCCGATGCCCAGGGCATCGTCGAAGACGTTGCCGATGTGAACAGCCCGATCGTGACCCGCGACATGCTCCGGGCCGAGTTGTACCGCGCCCTGTGGATACAGGGCACCGGTATCGTCGCGGTCATCGGCGGCATCATCGGCATTACCGAGGTCATCGGCTGAATCCGAATCCGGGGGGCGTCCCAGGAGGGTGCTGAAGAACGTCCAGTTGGCCCGAAGGCCTCAAACGAGCCACCAGGTCAAGGGACCCCGGGCCAACCAATCCCCGCCTTTTCAGCACCCTCCTAAGCTTCGGAACCGGATGGAGAAACCTCTCGGACAACCCTCGGACGCGGCGG
This bacterium DNA region includes the following protein-coding sequences:
- a CDS encoding zinc-binding dehydrogenase gives rise to the protein MHSRAALVVEPGRVEIAGITFGPPREGEVILRMEAAGVCRTDYKVSKGLQSGRKPRYPMLLGHEGAGVVEQVGLGVTHLGEGDRVAVGCRVPCGSCPMCRRNDPRRCNSSGARPPAVSLESDGSEVEVPMGLGMYAERIPVDAGAVFRVSDDMPLTSASLLGCAVMTGTGAVFHTAKVWPGAIAAVIGCGGIGLSTVQGASLANASKVIAVDISDRKLEWALSMGATHAVNSAREDAVAKVRALTGGAGVDFSFEAVGLGATLEQALGMLSYGGVATMIGVPPVGSAADLDPSAFFRNTSTLMTTHGGEGIPAQDFPVLDSLYRSGRLNLDDMVTHTIPLSDMEKGFENLETGSALRTVVVPG